The DNA region TACATCAGCACGCCGTTGCGGTTCCAGATCTGGATCACGATGCCTTCGTCGCCGTTGGTGCGCGAACCGAACACCTGCGAGAACGGCTCGGACGGCAGCGCCGCGGCGATTTCCTGCAGCTGGTAGTCGAACAGCTCGTTCGCTTCGGCGAGCGCCTGCCGGTAGATCAGCCAGCCCGCGAGGCCCACGCCCGCGACGACGATCGCGAGCAGCCAGATCAGCAATTGATGACGAATCGACCTCACGCGTCAGCTTTCCTTGACGACCATGTAGCCGAGCCCGCGCACGTTGCGGATCAGGTCCGAACCGAGCTTCTTGCGCAGCGCGTGGATGTAGACCTCGACCGTGTTGCTGCCGATCTCCTCGCCCCAGCCGTACATCTTCTCCTCGAGCTGGCTCTTCGACAGCACCGCGCCGGGCCGCGCCAGCAGCGCCTGGAGCAGCGCGAACTCGCGCGCGGACAGCGCGACGGGCGCGCCGTCGAGCGTCACCTGGTGCGACGCGGGATCGAGCGTCAGCGCGCCGTGGCGGATCAGCGACTCGCTGCGCCCGGCCTGGCGGCGGATCAGCGCGCGCATCCGCGCACCCAGTTCGTCGAGGTCGAACGGCTTGACGAGGTAGTCGTCGGCACCCGCGTCGAGCCCCTTCACGCGATCGGCGACCGCATCGCGCGCGGTGACGATCAGCACCGGCAGCGACAGCCCGCGCGCACGCAGCGTGCGCAGCACGTCGATGCCGTCGCGTTTCGGCAGGCCGAGATCGAGCAGCAGCAGGTCGTACGCCTCGCCGCCGAGCGCCGTGAGCGCGGCGTCGCCGTCCTGCACCCAGTCGACCGCGAAGCCGTCGGCGCGCAAGGCCTTGCGTACGCCTTCGGCAATCATTCGATCGTCTTCAACGAGGAGAATCCGCATCGGAACCGGAACCCATGGGGCGAGTCAACATGGCGACCATTGTAGCGCCGCGAATCGCGCGCGCCGCCTGCAATGCAACAGAAAGGCGGATTGCAAGGAGCGTGTGCGCACTTGTCTCTACAATGTGCGCTCCGGCGCGCCGCGCGCCCCGCCCGAACCCCTGCATTTCCCGTATTCGCCCATGCCGATTTCCGATCTCTCCGCCCGGTTCGCCCCCCGCGCCCGCGCCCGCGTCTGCCTGCGGGCGGCCGCCGTCGTCGCCACCTGCACGGCCCTTGCGTTCGCACCTTCCGCGCAGGCCCGCAAGAAGCTTCACAAGGAAGCGCGCAAGACCGCCGTCGTGTCGCCCGCCGCGCGCGCGGCCGGCCTGCCGGCGTCCGTGCTGGTCGCGCTGCAGCGCGCGAAGGTGCCGGCATCGGCGATGAGCGTCGTCGTCGAGCGCGTCGGCGATCCCGAGCCGCTGATCGAATGGAACGCGAACCGGCCGATGCTGCCGGCGTCGACGATGAAGCTCGTCACGACCTTCTCGGGCCTGTCGATCCTCGGCCCCGACTTCCGCTGGCGCACCACCGCGTATGCGGACGGCCCGGTCGATCCGGACGGCACGCTGCAAGGCAACCTGTACATCAAGGGCACCGGCGATCCGAAGCTCGTGCCCGAGGAGCTGATCGACCTCGTCGACAAGCTCCGCAAGGCGGGCGTCAAGCGCGTGGCCGGCGGCCTCGTGCTCGACAAGAGCTATTTCGCCGCGTCGACGCGCGACCTGCCGTCGTTCGACGACGACGTGAGCGCACCGTACAACGTCGGCCCCGATCCGCTGCTGTACGCGTTCAAGGCCGTGTCGTTCACGGTGACGCCGGGCGACGACGGCAAGATCGCCGTCGATGTGCTGCCGCCGCTCGCCAATCTGTCGATCGACAACCAGCTGTACGAAGGCAGCGGATCGTGCGGCGCGGCCGCCGCGGCCGCGCGTCCGACGCTGACGGCCGGCAGCGGGATCATGACCGCGTCGTTCGCCGGCGACTATCCGCTGCGCTGCGGCGCGCGCACGACCAATCTCGCGATCCTCGATCACACGACGTTCTTCGCGCGCGGCTTCCTCGCGCTGTGGCAGCAGGACGGCGGCACGATCGCGGGCCCGGTCAGCGAAGGCAAGGTGCCCACCACCGCGCGCCCGCTCGCCGTCCATCACAGCCCGGTGCTCGGCAGCATCGTCTACGACATCAACAAGTTCAGCAACAACGTGATGGCGCGCAACCTGTTCCTGACGATCGGCGCGGTCGCCGGCAAGCCGCCTGCGACACCCGAGCAGTCGAGCCGCGCGATTCAGGCATTCCTGCGCAAGAGCGGGATCGCGATGCCCGACCTCGCGCTCGAGAACGGCTCGGGCCTGTCGCGCGACGAGCACGTGAGCGCGCTGTCGCTCGCCGCGCTGCTGCAGGCCGCGAACGCGAGCCCGGTCGCGCAGGCGTTCGTCGATTCGCTGCCGGTCGCCGGCATCGACGGCACGATGAAGAACCGCCTGACCAACGCCGGCGTGCTCGGCAATGCGCACATCAAGACGGGCACGCTGCGCGACGTGCGCGCGATCGCGGGCTACGTCGCGGGCGCGGACGGCCAGAGCTACGTCGTCGTCAGTTTCATCAACGACGATCACGCGGAAGCCGCGCGCGCCGCGCACGACACGCTGCTCGAATGGATCTACGCGGGCGCGCACTGACGGGACGACGCGCGCCGCGACGCGGCCCCCCCACGCACCGCCGGCGCATCGCGCCACAAAACGGGGCCGCACCGCGCGGCCCCGTTGCACATGGTTTTCCGTAGAAACCCTGTCCTCTGAGGGAACCCTCTACGCTGCCCCCTCGCCTAGCGCGTGGCGATTGCGTAGGCTGTTGGCCTGACCGATATCTACAACGGGCCATGGGCCCGGCCTCACGGCTTGCAGGGGAAAGGAGGAGACACGTCCATGCGATTCGACGTCGAATTGCTTCTGCTCGCGCTGGCGCCCGTCTTCCTGCTCTGCATCGCGTGGGAGGCCTGGCACCTCGCCCGCACGCGTGCGCACGACCATGTCTATGCGTGGCGCGACACGCTGTGCAACGCGGCGCTCGCGCTGATGCACCAGGGCGCCGACAAGCTCGCGTGGCTGTTCGTGATCCCCGTTTATGCGTACTGCTACGCACATTTCCGGCTGTTCACGTGGCACGACGGCTGGCTGTCGTTCGCCGTGCTGTTCATCGGCCAGGACTTCCTCTACTACGTGTTCCATCGCGCGAGCCATCGCGTGCGCTGGCTGTGGGCCGCGCACGTCGTGCACCACTCGTCCGAGCGGATGAATTTCTCGACCGCGTTCCGGCAGAGCCTGATGTATCCCGTCGCGGGCATGTGGGCGTTCTGGCTGCCGCTCGCGTTCGTCGGCTTTCCGCCGCAGCAGATCGTCGGCGTCGTGCTGATCAACCTCGCGTTCCAGTTCTTCGTGCACACGCAGGCGATCGGCAAGCTCGGCTGGCTCGAATACGTGTTCAACACGCCGTCGATCCATCGCGCGCACCATGCCCGCAACCCGCGCTACATCGACCGCAATTACGCAGGTGTGCTCGTGATCTGGGATCGCCTGTTCGGCAGCTACGTCGAGGAGTCGCCCGACGATCCGCCGCGCTATGGAATCGTCGAGCCGCTCGGCTCGAACAACCCGCTCGTCGCGACGTTCCACGAGTGGGTGTCGATGGCGGCCGACGCGTTGCGCATCGACGGATGGCGCAACAAGCTGCGCGCGATTTTCGGCCCGCCCGAATGGGCGAGCGCTTATCATGCGCAGATTGCAGAGGCCGCGAACCAGGATCCGCGCGCCGTGCCGCTTGCGGCTGCGCGTGACCAATAAACCGTTTCAGCCAACGGCCGCCGCGCAGCCCGGAACCGGGCAGGCACGCGGCAGATGAGAAATACATCAGGCCATATCTACGAGGAGATAGAACGATGCAATCACGACAACATGCACCTTCGCGCCACCGTCAACGTCTGCTGCGCACCGCACAGGTCGCGATCGCGGGCGCCGCGCTCGCGCTGCTCGCCGCGTGCGGCGGCGGTGACGACAACAACAACAGCGCGTCGAACACGCCGCCATCCGGCGTGAAAATGCAGATCGTGTCGTTCGGCGACAGCCTGTCGGACGCAGGCACCTACTCGCAGATCAAGCTCGGCTTCGGCGGCGGCCGCTTCACGACCAACCCCGGCCAGGTGTGGACGCAGAACGTCGCGCAGTACTACGGCGACACGCTGCAGCCCGCGAACCAGGGCGGCTTCGGCATCCCGCTGCAGGCGACCAGCGGCCTCGGCTATGCACAGGGCGGCTCGCGCGTGACGCTGCAGCCGGGCATCGGCCATGCGGACGCCAGCGTGCCGAACGCCGACTACGCGCAGGCCACGACGACGCCGATCGCCGATCAGGTCAAGCAGTATCTGACGCAGCACGGCAGCTTCAACTCAGGGCAGATCGTGCTGATCAACGGCGGCGCGAACGACATCTTCTACCAGGCGCAGGTCGCGCAGGCGCAAGGCAACACGCCGGCCGCGCAACTCGCGGCGGCGCAGGCGATCGGCCTGGCCGCGCAGCAGCTCGGCGGCCTCGTCCAGCAGATCGTCGCGGCAGGCGCGACGCACGTATTCGTGTCGAACGTGCCGGACATCGGCGGCACGCCGCTCGCGCTGCAAGGCGGCACGCAGGCCGCGTTCACGCAACTGTCGGGGCTGTTCAACCAGACGCTCGCCGGCACGCTGGCCGCGCTGAAGGTCGACAAGACCAAGTACGCGCTGCTCGACACGTTCACGTGGCAGGACGGCGTCGCGGCCAACTACCAGGCGAACGGCTTCGCGGTGTCGAACACCGACACCGGGTGCAACCTGAAGGCGATGGTCGCGGCGGCCACCCAGTACGGCGTCGCGAACGCGACCGCATTCGGCTCGTCGCTGTTCTGCTCGCCGCAGACCTACACGGTCGCGAACGCGGACCAGACCTACATGTTCGCCGACCTGGTCCACCCGACGACGCGCCTGCACCTGCTGTTCTCGCAATTCGTCGAGAAGCAGATCGCGGCATCGGGCGTCGGCAAGTAAGCCGCCCGCCACGCGCTGAAACGCAAACGCCCGACCGGTTTTTCGCCGGTCGGGCGTTTTTTATTCCGCATCGGATGCGCGACGCTGCGTCAGTCGCGCGCTTCGAATGCCGCGGCCGCGCGACCGAGACGATCGTTGACCGCGATCCACTCGACGGTCTCGGGCAGCTTCTCGACGAGGATGCGTGCGACCTGCGCGCGGTCGAGCGCGCGCAGCATCCCGTATAGGTCGCGTGCATACGCCTGCGGATCTTCCGGCGCCGCGACGAAATGCACGCCGTCAGCCTGCGCCCAGCGTCCCGCGCGCGACGCGCGTGCGACGAGCGCGACGCGTTCGCCGTCGGTCTGCGCGGCCGCGAGCAGCGGCTCGAGCGCGTCGAACGGCATGAGCGAGAGCGGCGTGCGCGGCGCGTAATGCGCCTTCAGCGTGCCGGACGCGCGCGGCGCGGTCGCGTCGCCGCCGTCGGGCAGGCGCGGCGCGCGGCCGAGCACGTCGGCGATCTGCTGCGGCGTCACGTGGCCCGGACGCAGCAGCGCCGGGAAGCCGCGCGACAGGTCGAGAATCGTCGATTCGATGCCGACTTCGGACGCGCCGCCGTCGAGCACGTGCACCGTGTCGCCGAATTCGTCGCGCACATGCTGAGCGGTCGTCGGGCTCACATGGCCGAAGCGGTTCGCGGACGGCGCGGCGACGCCGCCGTGGCCGCCGCGCCGCGCGCTGAACGCAGCCAGCAGCGCCTGCGCGACCGGATGCGACGGACAACGCAGGCCGACCGAATCCTGCCCGCCGCTCACGGCGTCCGGAATGCGCGCATGGCGCTTCAGGATCAAAGTGAGCGGGCCCGGCCAGAATGCATCGATCAGCGCCTGCGCATCGGCCGGCAGGTCGTCGGCCCAGTAGCCCGGATCGCCGCCGGGCGGCAGATGCACGATCACCGGATGGTTCGCCGGGCGCCCTTTCGCCGCGTAGATGCGCGCGACGGCTTCGGGGTTCGCCGCGTCGCCGCCGAGCCCGTACACGGTTTCGGTCGGGAACGCGACGAGCTGCCCCGCGTCGAGCAGCGCGGCGGCCGCGTCGATCTGCGCGCGCGTCACGGAGTTCGGGAGATCGATGGACATCGGCTGGCGCCTCAGTCGAGCGGCACGCGCAGCAGCTGCGCACAAGCGGTGGCGGCGGCGACGGCGTCGTCGCGCGTCTCGGCCGTGAAGTTCACGTGGCCCATCTTGCGGCCGACGCGCGCTTCTTCCTTGCCGTACAGATGCAGGTGCGCGGCCGGCATCGCGGCGACCGTGTCCCACGGCGGCGTGACGGCCCCGGCCGCCGCACCATTGGGGAACCACACGTCGCCGAGAATGTTCAGCATCGCGGCCGGCGAATGCTGGCGCGGGTTGCCGAGCGGCATGCGCGTCATCGCGCGCACCTGCTGCTCGAACTGACTCGTTGCGCACGCATCGACCGTGTAGTGGCCGGAGTTGTGCGGGCGCGGCGCCATTTCGTTCGCGACGAACGAGCCGTCTTCCAGCACGAAGAATTCGACGCACAGCACGCCGACGTAGCCGAGCGTATCGGCGATCCGGACGGCCGCCTGCTGCGCCTCTTCGACACGCGCGGCATCGGCGGCCGGCGCCGGCACGATGGTCAGCGCGAGGATGCCGTTGTGATGCACGTTCTGCGCGAGCGGGAAGGCGGCCGAGCGGCCGTCCGCGCCGCGCGCGATCAGCGCCGACACTTCGTACTTCAGCGGCAGGCGCTTTTCGAGCACGCACGGCACGCCGCCGAGCGCCGCATGCGCATCGCGCGCTTCCCGCGCGGTGCTCACGCGCACCTGGCCCTTGCCGTCGTAGCCGAGACGCGCCGTCTTCAGGATGCCCGGCAGCACCGCGTCGAGCGCGGCATCGTCGAGCGCGGCGAGGGCCGCCGCCGATTCGATCACGACGTGCGGCGCGACCGGCACGCCGGAGGCCTCGATGAAACGCTTCTCCGCGATCCGGTCCTGCGCGACCGCGACGCAGCGGCCGGCCGGCGCGACGAACGTCGTTCGCGCGAGGAAGTCGAGGCTCGCGGCCGGCACGTTCTCGAATTCCGTCGACACGGCCTCGCACAGCCCGGCCAGCTCGGCGAGCGCGGCTTCGTCGTCGTAGGCCGCGCGCAGGTGGCGGTCGGCGACCGCGCCGGCCGGGCTCGCCGGATCGGGATCGAGCACGGCGACGCGATAGCCCATCGACTGGGCGGCAAAGCAGAACATGCGGCCGAGCTGGCCGCCGCCGACCATGCCCAGCCACGCGCCGGGCAGGATCGGGGAAACGGAATCAGGAGTTGCGGTCATGTCAGTGGTCGGTCGCGGCGGGCGCTGCCCGCCGCAGTGAGGAAAGTCAGGCGGCCGCCGGAATGACAGTGCGGCCGCCGGTGCGCCGTCATGCCAGCGGCGGCAGCACCATGGCGTGCGCGGCTTCGTTCTGGCGCACGCGGAACGCGGCGAGCCGGTTCGCGTAGTCGGCCGACGTGCCGGACAGGATCGACACCGCGAACAGCGCGGCGTTCGCGGCGCCGGCCTCGCCGATCGCGAACGTCGCGACCGGCACGCCCTTCGGCATCTGCACGATCGAGTGCAGCGAATCGACGCCCTTCAGGTACTTGCTCGCGACCGGCACGCCGAGCACCGGCACCGTGGTTTTCGCGGCCAGCATGCCGGGCAGGTGCGCGGCGCCGCCGGCGCCCGCGATGATCGCGCGCAGCCCGCGCTCGCGCGCCTTCTCCGCATAGTCGAACATCTCGTCGGGCATCCGGTGCGCGGACACGACCTTCGCTTCGTACGGCACGCCGAATTCCTGCAGGATCGCGACCGCGTTCTTCATCACGTCCCAGTCGGAACTCGAACCCATCAGCACGCCGATCAGCGGCGCGCTGTGCGTGTGGGCGGTCTGGACTTCACTCATTTTCGTATGTCCTTGTCGACCCGAGTTAGCGCTTCAGCGCTTACTCGGGTCCCATGCAAAGCTCGCTCAGGCGAGCGGCTGGCCGGTGATGCGCTCGAGCGCTTCCTGGTACTTCGCGGCCGTCTTCTCGACGACGTCGGCCGGCAGCGCCGGCGCCGGCGCGGTCTTGCCCCACGGCTGCGTCTCGAGCCAGTCGCGCACGAACTGCTTGTCGAACGACGGCGGGTTGGTGCCGACCTGGTACTGGTCGGCCGGCCAGAAGCGCGACGAATCGGCCGTCAGCACTTCGTCCATCAGGTACAGCTTGCCGTGATTGTCGAGGCCGAATTCGAACTTCGTGTCGGCGATGATGATGCCGCGCGTCGCCGCGTAGTCGGCCGCTTCCTTGTACAGGCGGATCGAGATGTCGCGAATCGTCGCAGCCAGCTCGGTGCCGATGCGGCGCTCGGTTTCCTCGAACGTGATGTTCTCGTCGTGCTCGCCGAGTTCGGCCTTCGCGGCCGGCGTGAAGATCGGCTCGGGCAGCTTCTGCGCGTTCTGCAGGCCTTCCGGCAACTGCACGCCGCACACGGCGCCCGACGCCTGGTATTCCTTCCAGCCGCTGCCGGCCAGGTAGCCGCGCACGACCGCTTCGATCATGATCGGCTCGAGGCGCTTGACGACCACGCCGCGGCCCTTGACCTGCTCGACCTCGTCGGCCGCGACGACCGCTTCCGGCGCGTCGCCCGTCAGGTGGTTCGGCACGATGTGCGCGAGCTTGTCGAACCAGAAGTTCGCCATCTGGTTCAGCACGCGGCCCTTGTTCGGAATCGGCTCGCCCATGATCACGTCGAATGCCGACAGGCGATCGGTCGTGACGATCAGGAGCTTGTCGTTGCCGACCGCGTAGTTATCGCGGACCTTGCCGCGACCGAGGAGCGGCAGCGAGCGGAGCGTGGATTCGTAAAGGGTAGACATCGTCTTTTCGCAGATAAGGAGCCAAACAAAAAGGGAAACGCCGTTCCCCGCGGCAGGCGGGAACGGCGGTCTTGCAATGCGTCGGCGAACCGGCGGGCGATCGTGCCCGCCAGTTGCCGGCCGGCCCTCGTTCGGCCGGACGGAACGGCTGCCGGGGCCGGATCAGTCCGGCACCGGGCAACCGGCCCCAGCCTTTCGGCGGGGGCAATCGTACTACAGTCTCAGCGCACGACCTGCGCGAGCGCGCCGGACTTGTACTGTTCGGCGATCTTGTCGAGCGACACCGGCTTGATCTTCGCGGCCTGGCCTTCGCAGCCGAACGCGAGGTAGCGGTCGACGCACACCTTCTTCGCCGCTTCGCGCGCGGGCTTCAGGTAGTCGCGCGGATCGAACTTGCCCGGGTTCTCGAACAGGTAGCGGCGGATCGCACCGGTGATCGCGAGACGCAGGTCGGTGTCAATGTTGATCTTGCGCACGCCGTGCTTGATGCCTTCCTGGATTTCCTCGACCGGCACGCCGTAGGTTTCCTTCATGTCGCCGCCGAACTGGCGAATTTCTTCCAGCAGCTCCTGCGGCACCGACGACGAACCGTGCATCACCAGATGCGTGTTCGGGATGCGTGCGTGGATTTCCTTGATGCGCTGGATCGACAGGATGTCGCCCGTCGGCTTCTTCGAGAACTTGTACGCGCCGTGCGACGTGCCGATCGCGATCGCGAGCGCGTCACACTGCGTGAGCTTCACGAAGTCGGCCGCCTGCTCCGGATCGGTCAGCAACTGCTCGCGGGTCATCGTGCCTTCCGCGCCGTGGCCGTCTTCCTTGTCGCCCTTCATCGTCTCGAGCGAGCCGAGCACGCCGAGTTCGGCCTCGACCGTCACGCCGATCGAGTGCGCCATCTCGACGACCTTGCGCGACACGTCGACGTTGTACTCGTACGAGGCGACCGTCTTGCCGTCGGCTTCGAGCGAACCGTCCATCATCACGCTGGTGAAGCCGCTGCGGATCGCGCCCATGCAGACTGCCGGCGACTGGCCGTGGTCCTGGTGCATCACGACCGGGATGTGCGGATACGACTCGACCGCCGCTTCGATCAGGTGGCGCAGGAACGGCTCGCCCGCGTACTTACGCGCGCCGGCCGATGCCTGCATGATCACGGGCGCGCCGACCTGATCCGCCGCCGCCATGATCGCCTGGACCTGCTCCAGGTTGTTCACGTTGAAGGCCGGCAGGCCGTAACCGTGCTCTGCCGCGTGGTCCAGCAATTGACGCATTGATACGAGAGGCATTGTGGAACTCCTTGGAATGAAAACCGGTGCGCCCTGACGCCGGCGCGGCGCTCGCTCCCGTTCGATCGGGGGGCACGGCGCGGCTGAGCGTCGAATAGCGGCATTTTATCGCGAAGCGCCTCCGATTCCGACCGCCCGGTGGCGCCTGCTCGCAATTTGTTACCTTCGCACGGCACAATGCGGGCAAAAAACAGAAAAAAAGCCGCGCGGGGTATCGGACCCCGCGCGGCTTTTCGTCAATAAACGGTGCCGGATCGGCTCGGACGGCCGCCCCGGCGCACGCCGGCGCCTAGCGATCAGTAATGCTCGCCGACCCGCACGATCTTCAGCGTATTGGTGCCGCCCGCCTGCCCCATCGGCTCGCCGACGGTCAGCACGACCATGTCGCCGTGCTGCACGTAGCCCTGCTTCACGACGATCTCGAGCGCCGCCTGCAGCGCCGAGTCGCGGTCGCTGTTGAAGTCGACGTGCAGCGGCGTCACGTTGCGGTACAGCGCCATCGTACGCTCGCTGCCGACGCGCGGCGTCAGCGCGAAGATCGGCACGTGCGTGTAGTGCCGCGACATCCACAGCGCGGTCGCGCCCGATTCGGTCAGCGCGATGATCGCCTTGGCGCCGAGGTGATAGGCGGTAAACAGCGCGCCCATCGCGATCGACTGGTCGATCCGCGTGAACGTGCGGTCGAGGAAATCCTTGTCGAGCTCGACGTGCTCGGACTTTTCCGCCTCGACGCACACGGCCGCCATCGTCTCGATCGTGACGACCGGATACTTGCCGGCGGCCGTCTCGGCCGACAGCATCACCGCGTCGGTGCCGTCGAGCACCGCATTCGCGACGTCCGACACTTCCGCGCGGGTCGGCACCGGCGCGAGGATCATCGACTCCATCATCTGCGTCGCGGTGATCACGAGCTTGTTCGACTCGCGCGCCATCCGGATCATCCGCTTCTGCAGCGCCGGCACGGCCGCGTTGCCGACTTCCACCGCGAGGTCGCCGCGCGCGACCATGATGCCGTCGGATGCGTCGAGGATGCTCTGCAGCGCCGGAATCGCCTCCGCGCGCTCGATCTTCGCGATCATCTTCGGCTTGATGCCGTAAGGCGCGCCCGCGATGTTCGCGAGCTGGCGCGCCATTTCCATGTCGGTCGCGTTCTTCGGGAACGACACCGCGACGAGATCCGCGCCGAGCGACATCGCCGTGCGGATGTCCTCCATGTCCTTCGCGGTCAGCGCGGGCGCCGACAGCCCGCCGCCCTGCCGGTTGATCCCCTTGTTGTTCGACAGCTCGCCGCCCACCTTGACGACCGTGTGGATCTCGTCGCCGAGCACGCGCTCGACGGTCAGCACGATCAGGCCGTCGTTCAGCAGCAGCAGGTCGCCCGGCTTCAGGTCACGCGGCAGTTCCTTGTAGTCGAGGCCGACGCGCTCGTCGTTGCCGAGCTCGCAGCCCGCGTCGAGGATGAAGGCCTGGCCCGGCTCGAGCGTGGTCTTGCCGTTCTCGAACTTGCCGACGCGGATCTTCGGGCCCTGGAGGTCGGCCATGATCGCGATCTCGCGGCCGACCTTGCGGGCGGCCTCGCGCACCATCTCGGCGCGCTGGCGGTGATCGTCGGCCGTACCGTGCGAAAAATTGAGCCGCACGACGTCGAGGCCCGCCTGCATCATCTGCAGCAGAATCTCCGGCGAACTGGAAGCCGGGCCGATCGTGGCGACTATCTTGGTGGCGCGCTGCATGAAACTCCTCATCTGGATCAAGGTGGATGCGCTGGGTGAAACGCTGCGAGAGCCGGAATCGGCAGGCCCAGCGGCCGCCGTTCCGGGGG from Burkholderia ambifaria AMMD includes:
- the pyk gene encoding pyruvate kinase, whose translation is MQRATKIVATIGPASSSPEILLQMMQAGLDVVRLNFSHGTADDHRQRAEMVREAARKVGREIAIMADLQGPKIRVGKFENGKTTLEPGQAFILDAGCELGNDERVGLDYKELPRDLKPGDLLLLNDGLIVLTVERVLGDEIHTVVKVGGELSNNKGINRQGGGLSAPALTAKDMEDIRTAMSLGADLVAVSFPKNATDMEMARQLANIAGAPYGIKPKMIAKIERAEAIPALQSILDASDGIMVARGDLAVEVGNAAVPALQKRMIRMARESNKLVITATQMMESMILAPVPTRAEVSDVANAVLDGTDAVMLSAETAAGKYPVVTIETMAAVCVEAEKSEHVELDKDFLDRTFTRIDQSIAMGALFTAYHLGAKAIIALTESGATALWMSRHYTHVPIFALTPRVGSERTMALYRNVTPLHVDFNSDRDSALQAALEIVVKQGYVQHGDMVVLTVGEPMGQAGGTNTLKIVRVGEHY